Proteins from a single region of Undibacterium sp. KW1:
- a CDS encoding DsbA family protein — protein sequence MTQLIYVADPMCSWCYGFGPELLAFLDTVPHAKIDLIMGGLRAYNKQVLDDATRTSIMGHWQQVAERSGLPFSDSAMPQPGFVYDTEPACRAVVTARTLTDDDTGRSALAVFHAVQHGFYAQGRDVRDPAVLSELAVAAMNKVEGEGSFDVASFAETLVSPMAMSDAREHFEQAKNWGIRGFPALLLVHEGALHMLASGYTTRDDLISTFQALTQQ from the coding sequence ATGACGCAACTGATTTATGTCGCCGACCCCATGTGTTCCTGGTGCTATGGGTTCGGGCCAGAATTGCTGGCTTTTCTTGATACTGTGCCGCATGCCAAAATTGATTTGATTATGGGCGGTTTGCGCGCCTATAACAAACAAGTGCTGGATGATGCTACGCGCACTTCCATCATGGGGCACTGGCAGCAGGTAGCAGAACGTAGTGGCCTGCCTTTTAGCGATAGTGCCATGCCACAGCCCGGCTTTGTGTATGACACCGAACCAGCCTGCCGTGCAGTGGTGACTGCGCGCACGCTGACTGACGATGATACCGGGCGATCTGCACTGGCCGTCTTCCATGCGGTACAGCATGGTTTTTATGCGCAAGGGCGTGATGTGCGTGATCCGGCAGTCTTGTCTGAACTTGCCGTCGCTGCGATGAACAAGGTCGAAGGTGAGGGCAGTTTTGATGTGGCCAGCTTTGCCGAAACCCTGGTGTCACCCATGGCCATGTCAGATGCCCGCGAGCATTTTGAGCAGGCAAAAAACTGGGGAATACGAGGCTTTCCGGCGCTCTTGCTCGTGCATGAAGGTGCTCTACACATGCTCGCTTCTGGCTACACCACGCGTGATGATCTGATCTCTACTTTCCAGGCACTGACACAACAATGA
- a CDS encoding anhydro-N-acetylmuramic acid kinase, whose product MLHNQHNTANIYIGLMSGTSLDGVDGVMVRLPDPVDEADGVDPGMQIIATAYIPFDPDLRQQAMRLQQASDNELHHEALLANALASTYAACVKKLQACAPEQTVHAIGAHGQTIRHRPELGYTRQTNNPSLLAELTGIDVIADFRSRDVAAGGQGAPLVPAFHRAVFGRAGASSVVANIGGISNISVLAADGSTRGFDTGPGNVLMDAWVLQHQGKSYDANGDWAAQGAVIPTLLESLMDEAYLRMPPPKSTGRDLFHPAWLQGKLEGFEAASPVDVQATLCEFTALTLANDIARHAADAAHVYVCGGGALNHQLMQRLQALLAAQSCPAVVSSTAVLGVAPEQVEALAFAWLAQRFCLRLPGNLADVTGAAGGRILGALYPA is encoded by the coding sequence ATGCTGCACAATCAACACAATACGGCAAACATCTATATAGGCCTGATGTCAGGCACCAGCCTCGATGGCGTGGATGGTGTCATGGTGCGTCTGCCTGATCCAGTTGATGAAGCCGATGGAGTTGATCCAGGCATGCAGATCATTGCAACTGCCTATATCCCCTTTGACCCAGACTTGCGCCAGCAAGCCATGCGCCTGCAGCAGGCCAGTGACAATGAACTGCATCATGAGGCACTGCTGGCAAATGCACTCGCCAGCACCTATGCCGCTTGCGTCAAAAAGCTGCAGGCATGTGCGCCGGAGCAAACTGTGCATGCCATAGGTGCGCATGGCCAGACTATCCGGCACAGGCCAGAGCTAGGCTACACCCGTCAGACCAATAACCCTTCTTTGCTGGCAGAGTTGACGGGGATAGATGTTATCGCTGACTTCCGCAGCCGTGATGTCGCCGCCGGAGGTCAGGGCGCACCCTTGGTGCCCGCCTTTCACCGTGCCGTATTTGGCCGCGCGGGTGCTTCCAGCGTGGTTGCCAATATCGGCGGCATCAGCAATATCAGCGTGCTCGCGGCAGATGGCAGTACCCGTGGTTTTGATACCGGCCCCGGCAATGTATTGATGGATGCCTGGGTGCTGCAACATCAGGGTAAAAGCTATGATGCCAATGGTGACTGGGCAGCACAGGGCGCAGTCATACCAACCCTCCTGGAAAGCCTGATGGACGAAGCTTATCTGCGGATGCCACCACCCAAAAGCACGGGGCGTGATTTGTTTCATCCCGCATGGCTGCAAGGCAAGCTGGAGGGATTCGAGGCTGCATCGCCTGTCGATGTGCAGGCAACTTTATGTGAGTTTACCGCATTGACGCTGGCTAATGATATTGCCCGCCATGCTGCCGATGCCGCCCATGTTTATGTCTGCGGTGGTGGTGCTCTCAATCACCAGCTCATGCAGCGCTTGCAGGCTCTTCTGGCAGCGCAATCCTGCCCTGCCGTTGTCAGCAGCACTGCGGTGCTCGGTGTCGCACCTGAACAGGTAGAGGCCCTGGCCTTCGCCTGGCTGGCACAGCGCTTTTGCCTGCGTTTGCCGGGCAATCTGGCGGATGTGACGGGGGCCGCTGGCGGGCGAATTTTAGGTGCCCTTTACCCCGCGTAG
- a CDS encoding aldo/keto reductase family oxidoreductase, whose amino-acid sequence MTPHLQIAPIAPNGPEFSRIVLGLWRLASWQMTAQQRVTFLEKALALGINTIDQADIYGNYESEQLLGEAIALAPHLRDKFQFVSKCGIKLVSDNRPAHGMQHYDTSAAHIIASAEQSLRAMQIEQLNLLLIHRPDPLMDADEIAGAFQHLQDSGKVRHFGVSNFTNSQFELLASRFPLVTNQVELSLLHMQPLHDGTLDLCQRLRIAPMIWSALGGGSLFRPLHEQDERGQRISTVLARIAAELDSSPSTIALAWILQHPSRPLVLTGSGRIAAIEDAVNATAIKLSREQWFALWCASAGKNVD is encoded by the coding sequence ATGACCCCACATTTACAGATTGCCCCTATCGCTCCAAATGGCCCTGAATTTTCCCGCATCGTACTTGGCCTGTGGCGGCTCGCCAGTTGGCAGATGACAGCACAGCAAAGAGTGACTTTTCTTGAGAAGGCGCTGGCGCTTGGCATTAACACCATAGACCAGGCAGATATCTATGGCAATTATGAGAGCGAGCAATTGCTCGGTGAGGCGATAGCGCTGGCACCGCATCTGCGTGACAAGTTCCAGTTCGTCAGCAAATGTGGCATCAAGCTGGTGTCTGATAATCGCCCTGCCCATGGCATGCAGCATTACGATACCAGTGCCGCACACATCATTGCGTCGGCAGAACAATCATTGCGTGCGATGCAAATAGAACAGCTTAATCTATTGCTGATACACAGGCCAGATCCGCTCATGGATGCCGATGAAATCGCCGGTGCCTTCCAGCACCTGCAGGACAGTGGCAAGGTCAGGCATTTTGGCGTGTCAAATTTCACCAACAGTCAATTTGAATTGCTGGCATCCCGCTTCCCGCTGGTGACCAATCAGGTTGAATTATCGCTGCTGCATATGCAGCCCCTGCACGATGGCACGCTGGATTTGTGTCAGCGCCTGCGCATTGCACCGATGATCTGGTCGGCCCTTGGCGGTGGCAGCCTGTTCCGTCCCCTGCATGAGCAGGACGAACGTGGCCAGCGTATCAGCACTGTGCTGGCCCGCATTGCTGCAGAGCTTGATAGCAGCCCCAGTACCATTGCCCTTGCCTGGATTTTGCAACATCCATCCCGGCCACTGGTGCTGACAGGTTCAGGCCGTATCGCCGCGATTGAAGATGCAGTCAATGCTACTGCCATCAAACTCAGCCGTGAACAATGGTTTGCCCTGTGGTGTGCGTCTGCGGGCAAAAACGTAGATTAG